Genomic segment of bacterium:
CCTCGACGGCCGGGTGAGCTTCTCGGATCTGCGGGAGGTGCAACTGGCTGACCTGTTGGGTCGTGAGATGGTCGTGATCGACACGATCGCGATCGAGCAATGGTTCCGAGATCGGACCGTATTGGTCACCGGCGCCGGCGGGTCAATCGGAGCTGAGCTGTGTCGGCAGATCGTTCGCTTTCACCCGAGAGAAATTGCGCTCATGGACTGCGACGAGACCGGCCTGTTTTATGTGGAACAGGAGATGCGGCGACTCGGCCAGCGGGCGAGGACGCTTCTGGTGGATGTGCGCGATGTGGCCGGTGTGCGGGGCGCTTTTCGCGAAGCCACCCCCCACGTCGTGTTCCACGCCGCGGCGTACAAGCATGTAGGCTTGATGGAGCGGCATCCCGAACAGGCCGTCTCCACCAATATCCTAGGGACGCGCGTCGTCGCCATGGTTGCCGGTGAGGTCGGGGTGGAAAAGTTTGTGCTCATTTCGACAGACAAAGCGGTGAACCCGCGCTCGGTGATGGGGGCGACCAAACGGGTGGCCGAGCAGATCTGTCTCGCCCTCAATGGCCGCGGTGCGACGCGATACCTGGTGGTACGGTTCGGAAATGTGCTGGGCAGTCGCGGGAGTGTGATTCCCCTTTTTCAGGAGAAGATCCGCCGCGGAGAGGCGCTGACCATCCGTGGGCCGAATATGCGGCGGTACTTCATGGCGGTCTCGGAGGCGGTGCTCCTCGTCCTCCAGGCTGGGGTGGCGGGGCGAGGAGGGGAGATCCACGTCCTCGACATGGGAGAGCCCGTGTACATCGTAGACTTGGCCAGAGAGTTGATTCGCCTTTCGGGGCTCGAGCCCGAGACGGACGTACCCATCGTCCTGGCGGAACCCGAGCCGGGTGAGAAGGAGCACGAAGACCTGCTTGCCGCGGAGGAGGGGACCGTGGCCACCCCGCATAAACGAATCTTTATCGCCAGAGGGACGCCGACGCTGTCTCCCGAGGCCCTCTTTACCCACATTGCTTCTTTTGAGGAGATGATCAAGGTGCA
This window contains:
- a CDS encoding nucleoside-diphosphate sugar epimerase/dehydratase, yielding MLPRRMVYFLLGDSVLLALSLVAAALLRFDGAIRPDVARQLPVAIAISLIAKITIFAWQGLYSLSWAQVGLEEMVVVFRGVTLGSIVFWLFVFLLKETRFLGGFPRSVLLLDYIITLHAVGAFRIGPRVYQHMTHPYQRGGRPALIVGAGVAGEQLARSLRYTPGAEYAPVGFVDDDPAKLGTVINGLRVLGDRACLSRIVRDHRVDALLIAIPSATSRSIRGIISAAREVGVKEIRIIPGLDRILDGRVSFSDLREVQLADLLGREMVVIDTIAIEQWFRDRTVLVTGAGGSIGAELCRQIVRFHPREIALMDCDETGLFYVEQEMRRLGQRARTLLVDVRDVAGVRGAFREATPHVVFHAAAYKHVGLMERHPEQAVSTNILGTRVVAMVAGEVGVEKFVLISTDKAVNPRSVMGATKRVAEQICLALNGRGATRYLVVRFGNVLGSRGSVIPLFQEKIRRGEALTIRGPNMRRYFMAVSEAVLLVLQAGVAGRGGEIHVLDMGEPVYIVDLARELIRLSGLEPETDVPIVLAEPEPGEKEHEDLLAAEEGTVATPHKRIFIARGTPTLSPEALFTHIASFEEMIKVHDLGGLLETLRTLVPTYQASEYLKDQVTPMAAR